From a single Bacillus pseudomycoides DSM 12442 genomic region:
- a CDS encoding MaoC/PaaZ C-terminal domain-containing protein — translation MLKKKIQIGRRMDEITVGEKLSITEKIEDKDLLLYLGLTNDSNPLYIQHDYASQTPYEKPIVPSIMLTGMITTAVTKYLPGPGSHVVRKDLTFVKPVHHYETLQIHFEVVAVAGEEHTIDMRVFAYDEKEEVVVKGVLTVAPPYKSASILEKALDNF, via the coding sequence ATGTTAAAGAAAAAAATTCAAATTGGTCGTCGAATGGATGAGATTACAGTAGGAGAAAAGTTATCTATCACTGAAAAAATTGAGGATAAAGATCTGTTATTGTATTTAGGATTAACAAATGATTCAAATCCATTATATATTCAGCATGATTACGCATCCCAAACTCCGTATGAAAAACCAATTGTACCAAGCATTATGTTAACGGGTATGATTACAACGGCAGTTACGAAATATTTACCAGGTCCAGGCAGTCATGTTGTTAGGAAGGACCTGACTTTTGTGAAGCCTGTACATCATTATGAAACTTTGCAAATTCATTTTGAAGTTGTAGCAGTTGCGGGGGAAGAGCATACGATTGATATGCGTGTATTCGCTTATGATGAAAAAGAAGAAGTGGTTGTGAAAGGTGTACTAACAGTAGCGCCGCCTTACAAATCAGCTTCTATTTTAGAAAAAGCATTGGATAATTTTTAA
- a CDS encoding YnfA family protein — MFKAAVIFILAGLAEIGGGYLIWKWIREGGSIWFGLIGGIILCLYGVIATFQVFSSFGRVYAAYGGVFILMSLLWGWMVDKKTPDLFDWAGAAVCLVGVFIILWPRG, encoded by the coding sequence ATGTTTAAAGCAGCTGTTATTTTCATTCTTGCCGGACTAGCTGAAATTGGTGGTGGATATCTCATCTGGAAATGGATACGAGAAGGTGGTTCCATCTGGTTCGGTCTAATAGGAGGAATCATTTTATGTTTATATGGTGTAATTGCCACATTCCAAGTATTTTCTAGTTTCGGACGTGTATACGCAGCTTATGGCGGTGTATTTATTCTCATGAGTTTATTATGGGGATGGATGGTTGATAAGAAAACACCTGATTTGTTCGATTGGGCTGGTGCAGCTGTTTGCCTTGTCGGTGTGTTTATTATTCTTTGGCCACGTGGCTAA
- a CDS encoding response regulator transcription factor: MSNRILVVDDEEFILTLIEFNLQQAGFEVITAMDGEVALHKATTERPDLIILDLMLPKMDGMEVCKELRLQRIMTPILMLTAKDDEFDKVLGLELGADDYMTKPFSPREVVARVKAILRRTKLQDEPVSEVQDENSINIYDLRILPEFYEAYFQGEKLELTPKEFELLVYLARNKGRVLTRDQLLSAVWNYDFAGDTRIVDVHISHLRDKIEKNTKKPAYIKTIRGLGYKLEEPKGDE, translated from the coding sequence ATGAGCAATCGAATTTTAGTTGTTGATGATGAGGAGTTTATTTTAACTTTAATTGAATTCAATTTGCAGCAAGCAGGATTTGAAGTGATAACAGCGATGGATGGTGAAGTTGCGCTTCATAAAGCAACAACGGAACGTCCAGATCTGATTATATTAGATTTAATGCTTCCAAAAATGGATGGTATGGAAGTGTGTAAAGAATTACGTTTGCAGCGTATTATGACACCTATTTTAATGCTAACAGCGAAAGATGATGAGTTTGATAAAGTGTTAGGTCTTGAGCTTGGGGCAGATGATTATATGACAAAGCCATTTAGCCCAAGGGAAGTTGTTGCACGTGTGAAGGCGATTTTACGTCGTACGAAATTGCAAGATGAACCAGTTTCAGAAGTGCAGGATGAAAATAGTATCAATATCTATGATTTAAGAATTTTACCTGAATTTTATGAGGCGTATTTCCAAGGAGAAAAGCTAGAACTAACGCCAAAAGAATTTGAGTTACTTGTATATTTAGCAAGGAATAAGGGTCGTGTATTAACACGTGATCAGTTACTAAGTGCTGTATGGAATTATGATTTTGCCGGCGATACAAGAATCGTCGATGTTCATATTAGTCATTTGCGGGATAAAATTGAAAAGAATACGAAAAAACCAGCGTACATTAAAACAATTCGTGGATTAGGTTATAAATTAGAGGAGCCAAAGGGGGATGAATAA
- the pnpS gene encoding two-component system histidine kinase PnpS, translated as MNKFRSRLLFTFVSLIILILVGLGVLLETVFENYYIDHAKDRTVKEARYVASLVEAEGIDHVLKAPNVFEKLEEQVPVSVIFTDEAKKVKYSKGKQPIFDQATIEELSSETAKQKNRVITKETDDKNVFHHAVFVQDAEGKQGYIILKSTIAPLKDVHQKTWGLLIVGFVIACLVVVFLGVKITGQYIRPIESVTKVAIELAKGNYKARAYESHSDETGMLSKAINILARNLQEMTLEQEMQQDRLHTLIENMGSGMILIDSRGYISLVNRSYKEIFHVTDEEYLDRLYYEAFLHAEIIELVEEIFMTEVKVRKQMLLPLGIERKHFEVYGAPIIGTNHEWKGIVLVFHDITELKKLEQMRKDFLANVSHELKTPITSIKGFSETLLDGAMENQQFCEHFLNIILKESERMQGLIEDLLDLSKIEQQGFKLNMGTVEMKELLEEIKMVLENKSQDKEISLQVDVLRHVSVIGDPSRLKQIFINLVNNAIVYTPAGGTVSVELLEDEHNAYIKVSDTGIGISKEEIPRIFERFYRVDKARSRNTGGTGLGLSIVKHLVEAHHGTVTVESEVGEGTTFTVALPKSDLEK; from the coding sequence ATGAATAAATTTCGCTCGAGGCTTCTCTTTACATTTGTTTCTCTTATTATTCTTATTTTAGTTGGACTAGGAGTACTTTTGGAAACGGTGTTTGAGAATTACTACATCGATCATGCGAAAGACAGAACGGTAAAAGAGGCAAGATATGTTGCTTCATTAGTAGAGGCAGAAGGTATTGATCATGTTCTAAAAGCGCCAAACGTATTTGAGAAATTAGAAGAACAAGTGCCGGTTTCGGTTATATTTACTGATGAAGCGAAGAAAGTCAAATATAGTAAAGGTAAGCAACCTATATTCGACCAAGCGACAATTGAGGAACTTTCCTCTGAAACAGCAAAACAAAAAAATAGAGTGATTACGAAGGAAACAGATGATAAAAATGTATTCCATCATGCGGTGTTTGTTCAAGATGCAGAGGGGAAGCAAGGGTACATCATTCTAAAAAGTACAATTGCTCCTTTGAAAGATGTTCATCAAAAAACGTGGGGATTACTCATTGTAGGGTTTGTGATTGCTTGTCTTGTTGTTGTTTTTCTTGGTGTGAAAATTACAGGTCAATATATTCGTCCGATAGAGTCTGTTACGAAAGTAGCGATTGAATTGGCGAAGGGGAATTATAAAGCGCGTGCTTATGAAAGTCATTCAGATGAAACGGGGATGTTAAGTAAGGCAATCAATATTTTAGCGCGTAATTTACAAGAAATGACGCTAGAGCAAGAAATGCAACAAGATCGTTTACATACACTGATTGAAAATATGGGAAGCGGTATGATTTTAATTGATAGCCGTGGTTATATAAGTCTTGTAAACCGTTCGTATAAAGAAATATTTCATGTAACGGATGAAGAGTATTTAGATCGTTTGTATTATGAAGCATTTCTTCATGCAGAAATCATTGAACTTGTGGAAGAAATTTTTATGACAGAAGTGAAAGTACGCAAGCAAATGCTACTGCCACTTGGTATTGAAAGAAAGCACTTTGAAGTATATGGCGCACCAATTATTGGGACAAATCATGAATGGAAAGGGATTGTTCTCGTATTCCACGATATAACAGAGCTAAAGAAACTAGAGCAAATGCGAAAAGACTTTTTAGCAAATGTTTCACATGAATTAAAGACGCCAATTACTTCTATTAAAGGATTTTCTGAAACGTTACTTGATGGTGCGATGGAAAATCAGCAGTTTTGCGAGCATTTCCTGAACATTATTTTAAAGGAAAGCGAGCGTATGCAAGGCTTAATCGAAGACTTATTGGATCTATCAAAGATTGAACAACAAGGATTTAAGTTAAATATGGGTACTGTTGAGATGAAGGAATTGCTTGAAGAAATTAAAATGGTGCTAGAGAATAAATCACAAGATAAAGAAATTTCCTTACAAGTTGATGTGTTGAGACACGTTTCAGTGATAGGAGATCCGAGCCGATTAAAACAAATCTTTATCAATTTAGTTAATAATGCAATTGTATACACACCAGCCGGCGGGACGGTTTCTGTAGAGTTGTTAGAGGATGAACATAACGCTTATATAAAGGTATCTGATACAGGAATTGGGATTAGTAAAGAAGAAATCCCGCGTATTTTTGAACGTTTTTATCGTGTAGATAAAGCGAGAAGCAGAAATACAGGCGGTACAGGCCTTGGGTTATCGATTGTAAAACATTTAGTAGAAGCCCATCATGGGACAGTTACTGTAGAGAGTGAAGTAGGGGAAGGAACAACATTTACAGTTGCTTTACCGAAATCGGATTTGGAGAAGTAA